A region of the Pirellulales bacterium genome:
GCTTGCCCTCGCTATTTCTTTGTCTGTTGTTGGGAGGCGTTTCCTGGTCGGGATTGCTTACCGTGGGTCTGCTAACCCTGGTGATGATTGCGTTTGCGGCTGCTGTCGCCTTGTTGGTTTCGATCGTGGCGGCACGCGTTCTGTCGGCGGTCGTGCTGACGTACATGGTGCTGTTGATCGTGTGGGCCGGGCTCCCCACGGTCGTGATCATGCGATACATAGGCAGCCCTGTACCGACGACGGGATCGACATTCCTGGCCATTGCCTTGAATCCGGCGATGGGCATCGCCACGGCGAGCCTCCCGCAGTTTGGCGCTGCGGGCGTCGGCAATCCTTGGTTCGAATCGTACAAATATTGCATCGGCGTGTACGGCGTCGGAACGATTGGTTTGCTGCTCTTGTCCCTGCTGGTTGTGAGGCGCCTGGGACTATGGGCGTCGCGCGAGCGAGTTCCGCGCGGAACCCGGCGCGAGCTCAAGAAGGTGGCCCGCCGCGTATGGGACAACCCCGTTGCCTGGCGCGAGGTAAAGACGATCGCCGTTCATCGACGAATGCGCTGGGCACGTATCTTCGCGCTAATCTTACTCGTGCTTGTCAGCACGCCGGTGTGGGTCTTGTACCTGGCAGATCTGATCGAGCGTGGGCAGCCAATGACGCATGATATTCATCAATACACCATGGTGATCGCCTGTACGGCCGTGATTGCCTGGCTATTGATGGTCTTGCAGGGGAGCATGAGCTATGCCTTCGAGCGGGATCGAAGCACGCTCGACGCCCTGCTGACCACGCCGCTGTCGGGCCGACAAATCGTGCTGGGCAAACTAGCGGGGATCGTGCGCAGTTCGGCCTTTGCGCTGGGTGCCCCATTGTTCTTTATTGCGCTTGCAGTGTCGCATGGCGTAACGTCGTGGAGGGGAGCTCTGCTGGGAGTTGTGATCGTATTTGTGGGGGCGATGCTGGCAGCGTCCTGGGGATTGTGCTGTTCGATCTCGACGACGACAAGCGTCAAAGCGGCGACCTACGCATTCCTTGCCGCGCTGCTACTCTACATTGGAGTTCCGATGCTCTTAGGATCGGAATTGATCCTCAGTCATCGATTTCGTCGTGAGCTGATCCCTGCGACTTTGGTCAGCCCTACGCTGAACCTGGATTACGCCGTGTTTGAAAATCCCGATCACACTTCCCCGGAGCGTTACTCGGGCCACTGGCTATTCAAGGATTGGGATGAACGGGTGTTCTTGGCTTACATGTACGTTTCGCTGACGGCTGCCCTGAGCGTGGCATTCGCGTTGGTGAGCATGCAGCGAATCGACCGCTGGCATCGCGTGGGGCCGCGTGCGGCACCACCACCTGCTTCGCTCGTCTCGCCGGGAAGCACTACCTGAGAAAAGATTCCGACCAGCAGTTTTTGGAAATATCCGTGGGCCTGCTGGCCTGAACGCTGACATCGAGAGATTTGCTTGAATAGTTGCACGTGACATTTAGCGACGGGATTGAACGGCGGATGAAACCATTAACTAAGTCGAAATCGTCGTCGCGCCTGCCGCTAGCATGACCTGCGTTTGGCGGTGGTCATCGTGGCTACCAGGTCGAGCACCAGGCTAGCAACGTCGGCCGTCGATACTGTGGACAATGCCTGCCAGCCTGGCACGGCGTTGACTTCAATCAGGAAGAACTCCCCGTTACGGCCTGGCAGCACGTCGACGCCGGCCAACGGCGCACCAATGACCTCGGCCGCCCGGCGGGCCAATTCGACGAGTGACGAATCGGGCGAAAAAGCCTCGGCCATAGCGCCGCGGCTAATATTGGTGCGCCAATCGTGCGGGTTGCGGCGGCGCATGCCGAGGACGTGTTCACCAATCACCAGCAAGCGCAAATCGAATCCTTCGTGCTCGATGAACTCCTGCAAGTACAGCACGGCGCCGAGCCCTTCGAGCATGCGAAAGGCTCGCTCGGCCAGTGCGGCGTCAGTGAGCCTGGTGATGCCGCGCCCTTCGGAACCAAACAACGGCTTCAAAACGACGTCGCTGCCTAATTCTGCAAATCCGGCCAACGCGTCTTCGGCGGTTTGGCATACGACGGTCCGAGGCACGCGCAAGCCGGCCGCGGCAAGACGTGCCGTCGCCAGGTATTTGTCGACGGCGGCCTCGATCGCCCGGGGAGGGTTCACAATCGCGACGC
Encoded here:
- a CDS encoding ABC transporter permease subunit; amino-acid sequence: MLGPVFWMELRTRSRRRRLFVARTLGTIGLSLVLTIVYFNFRWDTAARPTRPVRTSSGQIVYQYVAPEPIGPDGRQSIRQLAQLGAQMFCTYAICQFFLLLVITPVYCAGCIAGDRERRVLEMVFLSRLSNIELITGKFLVRLMELGMLGLTGLPSLFLCLLLGGVSWSGLLTVGLLTLVMIAFAAAVALLVSIVAARVLSAVVLTYMVLLIVWAGLPTVVIMRYIGSPVPTTGSTFLAIALNPAMGIATASLPQFGAAGVGNPWFESYKYCIGVYGVGTIGLLLLSLLVVRRLGLWASRERVPRGTRRELKKVARRVWDNPVAWREVKTIAVHRRMRWARIFALILLVLVSTPVWVLYLADLIERGQPMTHDIHQYTMVIACTAVIAWLLMVLQGSMSYAFERDRSTLDALLTTPLSGRQIVLGKLAGIVRSSAFALGAPLFFIALAVSHGVTSWRGALLGVVIVFVGAMLAASWGLCCSISTTTSVKAATYAFLAALLLYIGVPMLLGSELILSHRFRRELIPATLVSPTLNLDYAVFENPDHTSPERYSGHWLFKDWDERVFLAYMYVSLTAALSVAFALVSMQRIDRWHRVGPRAAPPPASLVSPGSTT
- a CDS encoding RimK family alpha-L-glutamate ligase, encoding MHFVVLGSPTSWYLRDLTRAAGDRHQISSATFRQLVVAAEPNGQRCSSSGLDLTKVDALIVRTMPPGSLEQVVFRMDVLGRLEAEGVAIVNPPRAIEAAVDKYLATARLAAAGLRVPRTVVCQTAEDALAGFAELGSDVVLKPLFGSEGRGITRLTDAALAERAFRMLEGLGAVLYLQEFIEHEGFDLRLLVIGEHVLGMRRRNPHDWRTNISRGAMAEAFSPDSSLVELARRAAEVIGAPLAGVDVLPGRNGEFFLIEVNAVPGWQALSTVSTADVASLVLDLVATMTTAKRRSC